In Polyodon spathula isolate WHYD16114869_AA chromosome 56, ASM1765450v1, whole genome shotgun sequence, the following are encoded in one genomic region:
- the LOC121307488 gene encoding uncharacterized protein LOC121307488, which translates to MKGPCRICGGKFRGNQCRWIFSSSGKRNLQVILSYVLGVAISRDGKGEFICSKCVFMLENVVNYDVIIGRLQGVCSLKAQKLLTEKHNLAQCINHMYNQNNPLPIKSNVEYLYTEKPPVTFNTGIPEEGTLAKLLQPGKGVAAAPSSEGNKMKRCPSSETLRGREPAGCPNPRRSGSGIPLKTPYLKPVHSRTQSMYFNLVQRLCVLGLKSKGADGFDNFSELPARSSFISSPSVCDAIKLLKNIQCKPLLILPESKIPVLLKYAQRRPASGSSYLYSKTHNTERIDDWKFLQDLAEDFNDEYTPLKAEVIWLCNF; encoded by the coding sequence ATGAAGGGTCCTTGTCGAATATGTGGTGGTAAATTCCGAGGGAATCAGTGTCGCTGGATTTTCAGCTCATCCGGTAAAAGGAACTTGCAGGTGATCTTGTCTTACGTCTTGGGGGTCGCAATCTCCCGCGATGGCAAAGGAGAATTCATATGCAGCAAGTGCGTCTTCATGCTGGAGAACGTGGTCAATTATGATGTGATCATCGGTCGCCTACAGGGAGTGTGCAGCTTGAAAGCACAGAAACTTTTGACTGAAAAGCACAACCTAGCTCAGTGCATCAACCATATGTATAATCAGAACAACCCCCTGCCCATCAAAAGCAATGTGGAGTATCTTTATACCGAGAAACCTCCTGTAACATTCAACACTGGTATTCCCGAAGAAGGGACTTTAGCAAAGTTGTTGCAGCCTGGCAAAGGTGTTGCAGCCGCCCCCTCAAGCgaaggaaacaaaatgaaaaggtgCCCGAGTTCTGAAACACTTCGAGGACGTGAACCAGCTGGATGCCCTAACCCAAGAAGATCGGGCAGTGGTATCCCGTTGAAGACTCCGTATCTCAAGCCAGTACACAGTCGCACTCAAAGTATGTACTTTAATTTAGTGCAAAGGCTCTGTGTTCTTGGTCTGAAATCGAAAGGAGCTGACGGATTTGATAACTTTTCAGAGCTGCCGGCTAGATCTTCTTTCATCAGTTCTCCCTCAGTCTGTGATGCCATCAAACTACTAAAGAACATTCAGTGTAAGCCTCTGTTAATATTGCCAGAAAGTAAGATCCCTGTGCTTTTAAAGTATGCCCAGAGACGTCCAGCATCGGGTAGCAGTTATCTTTATAGCAAGACCCACAATACAGAAAGGATTGATGACTGGAAATTTTTACAGGACCTTGCAGAGGATTTTAATGATGAATATACACCACTGAAAGCTGAGGTAATCTGGTTGTGTAATTTCTGA